A region of Arabidopsis thaliana chromosome 5, partial sequence DNA encodes the following proteins:
- a CDS encoding RING/U-box superfamily protein (RING/U-box superfamily protein; FUNCTIONS IN: zinc ion binding; INVOLVED IN: response to chitin; EXPRESSED IN: 24 plant structures; EXPRESSED DURING: 15 growth stages; CONTAINS InterPro DOMAIN/s: Zinc finger, RING-type, conserved site (InterPro:IPR017907), Zinc finger, RING-type (InterPro:IPR001841), Zinc finger, C3HC4 RING-type (InterPro:IPR018957); BEST Arabidopsis thaliana protein match is: RING/U-box superfamily protein (TAIR:AT3G07200.2); Has 4604 Blast hits to 4589 proteins in 307 species: Archae - 0; Bacteria - 0; Metazoa - 2946; Fungi - 673; Plants - 438; Viruses - 20; Other Eukaryotes - 527 (source: NCBI BLink).), whose protein sequence is MNTSEVRVPRGNRRRKAVIDLNAVPVDQEGTSASVRTLTVPITPSQPAPTMIDVDAIEDDVIESSASAFAEAKSKSRNARRRPLMVDVESGGTTRFPANISNKRRRIPSSESVIDCEHASVNDEVNMSSRVSRSKAPAPPPEEPKFTCPICMCPFTEEMSTKCGHIFCKGCIKMAISRQGKCPTCRKKVTAKELIRVFLPTTR, encoded by the exons ATGAACACGTCAGAGGTGAGAGTACCTCGAGGAAATCGACGGAGGAAAGCTGTGATTGATCTGAATGCGGTACCTGTTGATCAAGAAGGGACCTCTGCTTCTGTTAGAACTCTTACGGTGCCTATTACACCGTCTCAGCCTGCTCCTACGATGATTGATGTCGATGCTATTGAGGATGATGTTATTGAATCATCCGCTAGTGCTTTTGCTGAA GCTAAAAGCAAATCAAGAAATGCACGTCGGAGACCTTTGATGGTTGATGTAGAGTCAG GAGGTACGACTAGATTCCCTGCCAACATAAGCAACAAACGCAGAAGGATTCCTTCTAGTGAATCTGTCATCGACTGTGAGCATGCCTCTGTAAATGATGAAGTCAACATGTCTTCG AGAGTGTCTAGATCAAAGGCTCCAGCTCCTCCACCAGAAGAGCCAAAGTTTACATGTCCAATCTGCATGTGTCCCTTTACGGAGGAGATGTCAACCAAGTGCGGTCACATCTTCTGCAAGGGATGTATAAAGATGGCAATATCTCGCCAGGGCAAATGCCCTACTTGTAGGAAAAAGGTTACTGCAAAAGAGCTGATTCGAGTTTTCCTTCCAACCACTAGATGA
- a CDS encoding defense protein-like protein — translation MANRPHVPKFGDWTEDAPFTVVFEKASKSKKNMNVANPNEYPDMNPNAAQNRNMSRPDQQPPNHNVRPRHERFNSRDETEFRPSPAHNERNNRVRSVPPTPETYNHQTYGGGGRSMGNPTEINRRQSRDHVPARPIRNLRGQSSERVATIPPFPGTGSNMENQSYTLIFDKVKEDRNQARSYNGTDHSTPTRPIIDQHHQPLPSSPKVDNQNIISLSFINPLFLQLTLLCVGLLFSSMEPKGKLMKMIISLFYIILFFFICFCLIFFNNIFVILMEM, via the exons ATGGca AATCGTCCACACGTGCCCAAATTCGGAGACTGGACCGAAGATGCTCCATTCACGGTCGTGTTCGAAAAAGCAAGCAAGagcaagaaaaatatgaacGTGGCCAACCCGAATGAATATCCAGATATGAATCCAAACGCTGCACAAAATCGAAATATGTCTAGGCCTGACCAACAACCACCAAACCATAATGTTAGACCAAGACATGAAAGATTCAATAGCAGAGACGAAACCGAATTCAGACCGTCTCCTGCAcacaatgaaagaaacaacagagTTAGATCAGTTCCTCCCACACCAGAAACATACAACCATCAAACATATGGTGGAGGTGGCAGATCAATGGGAAATCCAACAGAAATAAATAGACGGCAATCACGTGATCATGTCCCGGCGCGGCCAATACGCAATCTTAGAGGGCAAAGTAGTGAAAGG GTGGCGACTATTCCTCCATTTCCTGGAACGGGTTCTAACATGGAAAATCAGAGTTACACACTTATCTTTGACAAAGTGAAAGAAGATAGGAACCAAGCGAGATCTTACAATGGAACCGATCATAGCACCCCGACTCGACCCATCATCGACCAACATCATCAACCATTACCTTCTAGTCCCAAGGTAGATAACCAAAATATCATTTCCCTTTCTTTCATAAATCCTCTTTTTTTACAATTGACGTTGTTATGTGTAGGGTTGCTGTTTTCCTCCATGGAGCCGAAAGGGAAGCTAATGAAGATGATCATTTCCCTTTTTTACAtaatcctctttttttttatttgcttctgcttgattttttttaataatatctTTGTTATTCTTATGGAGATGTAA
- a CDS encoding defense protein-like protein (defense protein-related; FUNCTIONS IN: molecular_function unknown; INVOLVED IN: biological_process unknown; LOCATED IN: chloroplast; BEST Arabidopsis thaliana protein match is: RPM1-interacting protein 4 (RIN4) family protein (TAIR:AT3G07195.1); Has 35333 Blast hits to 34131 proteins in 2444 species: Archae - 798; Bacteria - 22429; Metazoa - 974; Fungi - 991; Plants - 531; Viruses - 0; Other Eukaryotes - 9610 (source: NCBI BLink).), whose protein sequence is MNVANPNEYPDMNPNAAQNRNMSRPDQQPPNHNVRPRHERFNSRDETEFRPSPAHNERNNRVRSVPPTPETYNHQTYGGGGRSMGNPTEINRRQSRDHVPARPIRNLRGQSSERVATIPPFPGTGSNMENQSYTLIFDKVKEDRNQARSYNGTDHSTPTRPIIDQHHQPLPSSPKVDNQNIISLSFINPLFLQLTLLCVGLLFSSMEPKGKLMKMIISLFYIILFFFICFCLIFFNNIFVILMEM, encoded by the exons atgaacGTGGCCAACCCGAATGAATATCCAGATATGAATCCAAACGCTGCACAAAATCGAAATATGTCTAGGCCTGACCAACAACCACCAAACCATAATGTTAGACCAAGACATGAAAGATTCAATAGCAGAGACGAAACCGAATTCAGACCGTCTCCTGCAcacaatgaaagaaacaacagagTTAGATCAGTTCCTCCCACACCAGAAACATACAACCATCAAACATATGGTGGAGGTGGCAGATCAATGGGAAATCCAACAGAAATAAATAGACGGCAATCACGTGATCATGTCCCGGCGCGGCCAATACGCAATCTTAGAGGGCAAAGTAGTGAAAGG GTGGCGACTATTCCTCCATTTCCTGGAACGGGTTCTAACATGGAAAATCAGAGTTACACACTTATCTTTGACAAAGTGAAAGAAGATAGGAACCAAGCGAGATCTTACAATGGAACCGATCATAGCACCCCGACTCGACCCATCATCGACCAACATCATCAACCATTACCTTCTAGTCCCAAGGTAGATAACCAAAATATCATTTCCCTTTCTTTCATAAATCCTCTTTTTTTACAATTGACGTTGTTATGTGTAGGGTTGCTGTTTTCCTCCATGGAGCCGAAAGGGAAGCTAATGAAGATGATCATTTCCCTTTTTTACAtaatcctctttttttttatttgcttctgcttgattttttttaataatatctTTGTTATTCTTATGGAGATGTAA
- a CDS encoding defense protein-like protein yields MRFLFNQNQKKRDKNRPHVPKFGDWTEDAPFTVVFEKASKSKKNMNVANPNEYPDMNPNAAQNRNMSRPDQQPPNHNVRPRHERFNSRDETEFRPSPAHNERNNRVRSVPPTPETYNHQTYGGGGRSMGNPTEINRRQSRDHVPARPIRNLRGQSSERVATIPPFPGTGSNMENQSYTLIFDKVKEDRNQARSYNGTDHSTPTRPIIDQHHQPLPSSPKVDNQNIISLSFINPLFLQLTLLCVGLLFSSMEPKGKLMKMIISLFYIILFFFICFCLIFFNNIFVILMEM; encoded by the exons ATGAGGTTTCTGttcaatcaaaaccaaaaaaaaagagataag AATCGTCCACACGTGCCCAAATTCGGAGACTGGACCGAAGATGCTCCATTCACGGTCGTGTTCGAAAAAGCAAGCAAGagcaagaaaaatatgaacGTGGCCAACCCGAATGAATATCCAGATATGAATCCAAACGCTGCACAAAATCGAAATATGTCTAGGCCTGACCAACAACCACCAAACCATAATGTTAGACCAAGACATGAAAGATTCAATAGCAGAGACGAAACCGAATTCAGACCGTCTCCTGCAcacaatgaaagaaacaacagagTTAGATCAGTTCCTCCCACACCAGAAACATACAACCATCAAACATATGGTGGAGGTGGCAGATCAATGGGAAATCCAACAGAAATAAATAGACGGCAATCACGTGATCATGTCCCGGCGCGGCCAATACGCAATCTTAGAGGGCAAAGTAGTGAAAGG GTGGCGACTATTCCTCCATTTCCTGGAACGGGTTCTAACATGGAAAATCAGAGTTACACACTTATCTTTGACAAAGTGAAAGAAGATAGGAACCAAGCGAGATCTTACAATGGAACCGATCATAGCACCCCGACTCGACCCATCATCGACCAACATCATCAACCATTACCTTCTAGTCCCAAGGTAGATAACCAAAATATCATTTCCCTTTCTTTCATAAATCCTCTTTTTTTACAATTGACGTTGTTATGTGTAGGGTTGCTGTTTTCCTCCATGGAGCCGAAAGGGAAGCTAATGAAGATGATCATTTCCCTTTTTTACAtaatcctctttttttttatttgcttctgcttgattttttttaataatatctTTGTTATTCTTATGGAGATGTAA
- a CDS encoding defense protein-like protein produces the protein MRFLFNQNQKKRDKVYVSCTLRFSSKHLAKNKVSTNRPHVPKFGDWTEDAPFTVVFEKASKSKKNMNVANPNEYPDMNPNAAQNRNMSRPDQQPPNHNVRPRHERFNSRDETEFRPSPAHNERNNRVRSVPPTPETYNHQTYGGGGRSMGNPTEINRRQSRDHVPARPIRNLRGQSSERVATIPPFPGTGSNMENQSYTLIFDKVKEDRNQARSYNGTDHSTPTRPIIDQHHQPLPSSPKVDNQNIISLSFINPLFLQLTLLCVGLLFSSMEPKGKLMKMIISLFYIILFFFICFCLIFFNNIFVILMEM, from the exons ATGAGGTTTCTGttcaatcaaaaccaaaaaaaaagagataaggtTTATGTTTCTTGCACCTTAAGATTCAGCTCTAAACATTTagccaaaaacaaagtttcaaCT AATCGTCCACACGTGCCCAAATTCGGAGACTGGACCGAAGATGCTCCATTCACGGTCGTGTTCGAAAAAGCAAGCAAGagcaagaaaaatatgaacGTGGCCAACCCGAATGAATATCCAGATATGAATCCAAACGCTGCACAAAATCGAAATATGTCTAGGCCTGACCAACAACCACCAAACCATAATGTTAGACCAAGACATGAAAGATTCAATAGCAGAGACGAAACCGAATTCAGACCGTCTCCTGCAcacaatgaaagaaacaacagagTTAGATCAGTTCCTCCCACACCAGAAACATACAACCATCAAACATATGGTGGAGGTGGCAGATCAATGGGAAATCCAACAGAAATAAATAGACGGCAATCACGTGATCATGTCCCGGCGCGGCCAATACGCAATCTTAGAGGGCAAAGTAGTGAAAGG GTGGCGACTATTCCTCCATTTCCTGGAACGGGTTCTAACATGGAAAATCAGAGTTACACACTTATCTTTGACAAAGTGAAAGAAGATAGGAACCAAGCGAGATCTTACAATGGAACCGATCATAGCACCCCGACTCGACCCATCATCGACCAACATCATCAACCATTACCTTCTAGTCCCAAGGTAGATAACCAAAATATCATTTCCCTTTCTTTCATAAATCCTCTTTTTTTACAATTGACGTTGTTATGTGTAGGGTTGCTGTTTTCCTCCATGGAGCCGAAAGGGAAGCTAATGAAGATGATCATTTCCCTTTTTTACAtaatcctctttttttttatttgcttctgcttgattttttttaataatatctTTGTTATTCTTATGGAGATGTAA
- a CDS encoding defense protein-like protein (defense protein-related; CONTAINS InterPro DOMAIN/s: RPM1-interacting protein 4, defence response (InterPro:IPR008700); BEST Arabidopsis thaliana protein match is: RPM1-interacting protein 4 (RIN4) family protein (TAIR:AT3G07195.1); Has 35333 Blast hits to 34131 proteins in 2444 species: Archae - 798; Bacteria - 22429; Metazoa - 974; Fungi - 991; Plants - 531; Viruses - 0; Other Eukaryotes - 9610 (source: NCBI BLink).) has translation MANRPHVPKFGDWTEDAPFTVVFEKASKSKKNMNVANPNEYPDMNPNAAQNRNMSRPDQQPPNHNVRPRHERFNSRDETEFRPSPAHNERNNRVRSVPPTPETYNHQTYGGGGRSMGNPTEINRRQSRDHVPARPIRNLRGQSSERVATIPPFPGTGSNMENQSYTLIFDKVKEDRNQARSYNGTDHSTPTRPIIDQHHQPLPSSPKGCCFPPWSRKGS, from the exons ATGGca AATCGTCCACACGTGCCCAAATTCGGAGACTGGACCGAAGATGCTCCATTCACGGTCGTGTTCGAAAAAGCAAGCAAGagcaagaaaaatatgaacGTGGCCAACCCGAATGAATATCCAGATATGAATCCAAACGCTGCACAAAATCGAAATATGTCTAGGCCTGACCAACAACCACCAAACCATAATGTTAGACCAAGACATGAAAGATTCAATAGCAGAGACGAAACCGAATTCAGACCGTCTCCTGCAcacaatgaaagaaacaacagagTTAGATCAGTTCCTCCCACACCAGAAACATACAACCATCAAACATATGGTGGAGGTGGCAGATCAATGGGAAATCCAACAGAAATAAATAGACGGCAATCACGTGATCATGTCCCGGCGCGGCCAATACGCAATCTTAGAGGGCAAAGTAGTGAAAGG GTGGCGACTATTCCTCCATTTCCTGGAACGGGTTCTAACATGGAAAATCAGAGTTACACACTTATCTTTGACAAAGTGAAAGAAGATAGGAACCAAGCGAGATCTTACAATGGAACCGATCATAGCACCCCGACTCGACCCATCATCGACCAACATCATCAACCATTACCTTCTAGTCCCAAG GGTTGCTGTTTTCCTCCATGGAGCCGAAAGGGAAGCTAA
- a CDS encoding defense protein-like protein, which yields MSRRWFTQSQERQVNDNELSTPSCLHVSYLSLYLSIISLCFRLLEAILHSGCLTFRNMANRPHVPKFGDWTEDAPFTVVFEKASKSKKNMNVANPNEYPDMNPNAAQNRNMSRPDQQPPNHNVRPRHERFNSRDETEFRPSPAHNERNNRVRSVPPTPETYNHQTYGGGGRSMGNPTEINRRQSRDHVPARPIRNLRGQSSERVATIPPFPGTGSNMENQSYTLIFDKVKEDRNQARSYNGTDHSTPTRPIIDQHHQPLPSSPKGCCFPPWSRKGS from the exons ATGAGTCGTCGTTGGTTTACGCAATCACAAGAAAGACAAGTCAATGACAATGAATTGTCAACGCCTTCGTGTTTACACGTCTCTtacctctctctctatctttcaataatctctctttgtttcagaCTCCTTGAAGCAATTCTTCATTCTGGCTGCTTGACATTCAGAAATATGGca AATCGTCCACACGTGCCCAAATTCGGAGACTGGACCGAAGATGCTCCATTCACGGTCGTGTTCGAAAAAGCAAGCAAGagcaagaaaaatatgaacGTGGCCAACCCGAATGAATATCCAGATATGAATCCAAACGCTGCACAAAATCGAAATATGTCTAGGCCTGACCAACAACCACCAAACCATAATGTTAGACCAAGACATGAAAGATTCAATAGCAGAGACGAAACCGAATTCAGACCGTCTCCTGCAcacaatgaaagaaacaacagagTTAGATCAGTTCCTCCCACACCAGAAACATACAACCATCAAACATATGGTGGAGGTGGCAGATCAATGGGAAATCCAACAGAAATAAATAGACGGCAATCACGTGATCATGTCCCGGCGCGGCCAATACGCAATCTTAGAGGGCAAAGTAGTGAAAGG GTGGCGACTATTCCTCCATTTCCTGGAACGGGTTCTAACATGGAAAATCAGAGTTACACACTTATCTTTGACAAAGTGAAAGAAGATAGGAACCAAGCGAGATCTTACAATGGAACCGATCATAGCACCCCGACTCGACCCATCATCGACCAACATCATCAACCATTACCTTCTAGTCCCAAG GGTTGCTGTTTTCCTCCATGGAGCCGAAAGGGAAGCTAA
- a CDS encoding B-cell receptor-associated protein 31-like protein (B-cell receptor-associated protein 31-like; FUNCTIONS IN: molecular_function unknown; INVOLVED IN: intracellular protein transport; LOCATED IN: endomembrane system, integral to membrane, endoplasmic reticulum; CONTAINS InterPro DOMAIN/s: B-cell receptor-associated 31-like (InterPro:IPR008417); BEST Arabidopsis thaliana protein match is: B-cell receptor-associated protein 31-like (TAIR:AT3G07190.1); Has 1807 Blast hits to 1807 proteins in 277 species: Archae - 0; Bacteria - 0; Metazoa - 736; Fungi - 347; Plants - 385; Viruses - 0; Other Eukaryotes - 339 (source: NCBI BLink).), with protein sequence MIQLLFLVLFVEGAIAFLLLIKIGPLRELVIKSLDQMKMGKGPATVKTIAGTMSVILFSNLMSIVKIQNKGAKLGTMSPMDQVLWRTHLLEASLLGVVLFLGFIIDRMHHYLRKLINLRSNVGSSKEELEQLQKERTELKEKEEKASKEIKQLQVKLSSITERLKKAETESKEKEKKLETAETHVTALQKQSAELLLEYDRLLEDNQHLQSQILGKTKS encoded by the exons ATGATTCAGTTACTGTTTCTAGTTCTATTTGTGGAAGGTGCGATTGCATTCTTACTGTTGATAAAGATTGGTCCTTTGAGAGAGCTTGTGATTAAAAGTCTTGACCAGATGAAGATGGGTAAAGGTCCTGCCACTGTGAAAACAATCGCTGGAACTATGTCTGTTATTCTCTTTTCTAATCTTATGAGCATTGTCAAGATCCAGAATAAAGGTGCAAAGCTTGGGACAATGTCTCCTATGGATCAGGTTCTTTGGAGAACACACTTGCTTGAAGCTTCTTTATTGG GAGTCGTACTTTTTCTCGGCTTTATAATTGACAGAATGCATCACTACCTCAGAAAGCTAATCAATTTGAGAAGCAACGTCGGATCATCGAAAGAAGAACTTGAACAGCTCCAGAAAGAAAGAACCGAActgaaggagaaagaggagaaagcATCCAAGGAAATCAAGCAGTTGCAAGTAAAATTGTCATCTATTACAGAGAGACTAAAGAAAGCAGAGACTGagtcaaaagagaaagagaagaaactcgAAACTGCTGAAACACATGTTACGGCGTTACAGAAACAGTCTGCAGAGCTGCTTCTAGAGTATGATAGATTGCTAGAAGATAACCAACATCTCCAAAGCCAAATCTTGGGGAAAACCAAGAGCTGA
- a CDS encoding B-cell receptor-associated protein 31-like protein yields MSPMDQVLWRTHLLEASLLGVVLFLGFIIDRMHHYLRKLINLRSNVGSSKEELEQLQKERTELKEKEEKASKEIKQLQVKLSSITERLKKAETESKEKEKKLETAETHVTALQKQSAELLLEYDRLLEDNQHLQSQILGKTKS; encoded by the exons ATGTCTCCTATGGATCAGGTTCTTTGGAGAACACACTTGCTTGAAGCTTCTTTATTGG GAGTCGTACTTTTTCTCGGCTTTATAATTGACAGAATGCATCACTACCTCAGAAAGCTAATCAATTTGAGAAGCAACGTCGGATCATCGAAAGAAGAACTTGAACAGCTCCAGAAAGAAAGAACCGAActgaaggagaaagaggagaaagcATCCAAGGAAATCAAGCAGTTGCAAGTAAAATTGTCATCTATTACAGAGAGACTAAAGAAAGCAGAGACTGagtcaaaagagaaagagaagaaactcgAAACTGCTGAAACACATGTTACGGCGTTACAGAAACAGTCTGCAGAGCTGCTTCTAGAGTATGATAGATTGCTAGAAGATAACCAACATCTCCAAAGCCAAATCTTGGGGAAAACCAAGAGCTGA
- the AGL80 gene encoding AGAMOUS-like 80 (AGAMOUS-like 80 (AGL80); FUNCTIONS IN: DNA binding, sequence-specific DNA binding transcription factor activity; INVOLVED IN: regulation of transcription, DNA-dependent; LOCATED IN: nucleus; EXPRESSED IN: central cell, endosperm; CONTAINS InterPro DOMAIN/s: Transcription factor, MADS-box (InterPro:IPR002100); BEST Arabidopsis thaliana protein match is: MADS-box transcription factor family protein (TAIR:AT5G27810.1); Has 1807 Blast hits to 1807 proteins in 277 species: Archae - 0; Bacteria - 0; Metazoa - 736; Fungi - 347; Plants - 385; Viruses - 0; Other Eukaryotes - 339 (source: NCBI BLink).), whose product MTRKKVKLAYISNDSSRKATFKKRKKGLMKKVHELSTLCGITACAIIYSPYDTNPEVWPSNSGVQRVVSEFRTLPEMDQHKKMVDQEGFLKQRIAKATETLRRQRKDSRELEMTEVMFQCLIGNMEMFHLNIVDLNDLGYMIEQYLKDVNRRIEILRNSGTEIGESSSVAVAASEGNIPMPNLVATTAPTTTIYEVGSSSSFAAVANFVNPIDLQQFRHPAAQHVGLNEQPQNLNLNLNQNYNQNQEWFMEMMNHPEQMRYQTEQMGYQFMDDNHHNHIHHQPQEHQHQIHDESSNALDAANSSSIIPVTSSSITNKTWFH is encoded by the coding sequence atgacaagaaagaaagtgaaactTGCTTACATTTCCAACGATTCTTCAAGAAAAGCGactttcaaaaaaagaaagaagggtttgatgaagaaggtaCACGAACTCTCGACTCTTTGTGGCATCACTGCATGTGCGATCATCTACAGCCCGTATGATACCAACCCTGAAGTGTGGCCATCAAATTCCGGTGTGCAAAGGGTGGTTTCAGAATTTAGGACACTCCCAGAGATGGATCAACACAAAAAGATGGTAGATCAAGAGGGttttctcaaacaaagaaTCGCGAAAGCGACAGAAACTTTGAGGAGACAAAGAAAGGATAGTAGGGAGCTAGAGATGACTGAAGTCATGTTCCAATGTTTGATTGGAAACATGGAGATGTTTCATTTGAATATTGTGGATCTTAATGATTTGGGTTATATGATTGAGCAATATCTTAAAGATGTTAATCGCAGGATTGAGATTTTACGAAATTCTGGTACGGAGATTGGtgaatcttcttctgttgCGGTAGCTGCTTCTGAAGGGAATATACCAATGCCGAATTTGGTCGCTACAACAGCTCCCACCACTACAATTTATGAGGTgggttcttcttcctcatttgCGGCTGTCGCGAATTTTGTTAATCCTATTGATCTTCAACAATTTCGTCATCCGGCGGCTCAACATGTTGGACTTAATGAGCAACCTCAAAATCTAAATCTGAATTTAAATCAGAActataatcaaaatcaagaatggTTTATGGAAATGATGAACCATCCTGAGCAAATGAGGTATCAGACAGAGCAAATGGGATATCAATTCATGGATGATAACCACCACAACCACATCCATCACCAGCCACAGGAGCACCAACATCAGATCCATGACGAATCTTCCAACGCTCTTGATGCCGCCAACTCAAGCAGCATCATCCCTGTTACTAGTTCAAGTATTACCAATAAAACATGGTTCCATTAg